Proteins encoded by one window of Caldisericum sp.:
- the minE gene encoding cell division topological specificity factor MinE codes for MNLFREKRSASQIAEERLRLVLIQDRLSLSSKEFEMLKEDIIKVLSKYFDIEENEIKINLERTKEKNIFEAIVPLISQKKEK; via the coding sequence ATGAATCTTTTTAGGGAAAAGAGAAGTGCAAGCCAAATTGCAGAGGAAAGACTAAGGCTCGTTTTAATTCAGGACAGGCTTTCATTGTCTTCAAAGGAATTTGAAATGTTAAAGGAAGACATTATAAAGGTACTTTCAAAGTATTTTGATATAGAAGAAAACGAAATAAAAATAAACCTCGAAAGAACAAAAGAAAAGAATATTTTTGAAGCAATCGTTCCATTAATTTCCCAGAAGAAAGAAAAGTGA
- a CDS encoding rod shape-determining protein RodA, with amino-acid sequence MKKVPYLLIISIIVLTFYSLTALYVISFKNFVPKELIYVILGFVLFFIVSSINFRIYKFYAIPLYVSVLVLLLIVLLIGAVINSSKRWINIFGLFTIQPSEFAKISLIISFAWIYDNKIWNYFEKFLYSTLLLLPYVVIVFLQPDMGTSLVFVFIYFFFVLVFLHYKYALTLTGLALSMIPLLPKILKPYQIERILTFFDPYRDPLGSGYNVLQSIISLGSGRLLGKGIEGSTMSKLNFVPVQYADFILSAIGEIWGFLGILVILLCYIYILYFCVKAAYSTKNIFGRSIALGVFAMFFFQILINAGMNMGIMPVTGIPLPFLSFGGSSALVNFIALGLIVSVYNYKDEINL; translated from the coding sequence GTGAAAAAAGTCCCTTATTTATTAATTATATCGATAATTGTTCTTACTTTTTATTCGCTTACAGCGCTCTATGTAATTAGTTTTAAAAATTTTGTTCCTAAGGAACTTATATATGTTATTTTAGGTTTTGTTTTATTCTTTATAGTCTCTTCGATAAATTTTAGAATTTACAAGTTTTATGCTATCCCTCTTTATGTTTCAGTTCTTGTTTTGCTTTTAATTGTTCTTTTGATAGGTGCCGTAATTAATAGTTCAAAAAGGTGGATTAATATTTTTGGTCTTTTTACGATTCAACCGTCCGAATTTGCTAAGATATCACTAATAATAAGTTTTGCATGGATTTACGATAACAAAATTTGGAACTATTTTGAAAAATTTTTATATTCAACATTGTTACTTTTGCCTTATGTTGTAATTGTTTTCCTTCAACCAGATATGGGCACTTCTCTTGTTTTTGTTTTTATTTATTTCTTTTTTGTTCTTGTTTTCCTTCATTACAAGTATGCCTTAACGCTTACAGGGTTAGCATTATCCATGATCCCACTTTTGCCTAAAATTCTTAAGCCGTATCAAATTGAAAGAATATTAACTTTCTTTGACCCTTATAGAGACCCTTTAGGAAGTGGTTACAATGTTCTTCAATCAATAATTTCCTTAGGTTCTGGAAGATTGCTTGGGAAAGGTATTGAGGGAAGCACAATGTCAAAACTAAATTTTGTCCCAGTACAGTATGCTGATTTTATCCTTTCTGCAATTGGTGAAATATGGGGTTTTTTAGGTATCCTTGTAATTCTTCTTTGTTACATCTATATTTTGTATTTTTGTGTAAAAGCGGCATACTCTACAAAAAATATTTTTGGTAGGTCTATAGCACTTGGCGTATTTGCTATGTTCTTTTTTCAGATTCTTATTAATGCTGGTATGAATATGGGTATAATGCCTGTAACAGGAATCCCGTTGCCATTTTTGAGTTTTGGTGGAAGTTCTGCTCTTGTTAACTTTATTGCACTGGGGCTCATTGTAAGTGTGTATAATTATAAGGATGAGATAAACCTATGA